A genomic window from Sphingobacterium sp. BN32 includes:
- a CDS encoding carbonic anhydrase, whose translation MENKVLETGFNNIKEGNKEWVEFVKNDETGRFQQLAKGQSPEVLWIGCADSRVPANELTGKKPGEVFVHRNIANMCVHSDMSMLSVLDYAVNVLKVKHVIVAGHYGCGGVAASLSSTQYGIIDNWLCHIKDVYRLHAEEIDAIEDKEQKADRLVELNVKEQVFNLCSTSIIQNAWKERDDLAVHGMVINIGTGELIDQGCTYTGTDKLGNVFAFK comes from the coding sequence ATGGAAAATAAAGTATTAGAAACTGGTTTCAACAACATTAAAGAAGGTAATAAAGAGTGGGTTGAGTTTGTAAAAAACGACGAAACAGGTAGATTTCAGCAATTAGCTAAAGGCCAGAGTCCGGAAGTATTATGGATTGGCTGCGCTGATAGCCGTGTTCCTGCTAACGAATTGACCGGTAAGAAACCAGGAGAAGTATTTGTACATCGTAATATTGCCAACATGTGTGTTCACTCGGACATGAGTATGCTTTCTGTACTTGACTATGCGGTGAATGTATTGAAAGTAAAACATGTTATCGTGGCTGGGCACTATGGCTGCGGTGGCGTCGCGGCTTCTTTAAGTTCTACACAGTATGGTATTATCGACAACTGGTTATGCCATATCAAAGACGTTTACCGCCTACATGCTGAAGAAATCGATGCTATTGAAGATAAAGAACAAAAAGCTGATCGTTTGGTCGAGTTAAACGTGAAAGAACAAGTGTTCAATCTATGCAGTACATCCATTATTCAAAATGCATGGAAAGAGCGTGATGATTTAGCTGTCCATGGGATGGTCATCAATATCGGAACTGGAGAGTTGATCGATCAAGGTTGTACTTATACCGGAACTGATAAACTAGGCAATGTGTTTGCTTTCAAATAG
- a CDS encoding FAD-dependent oxidoreductase encodes MRFRFLLLIFLVLPLLTFAQKKAKPKMLIYADGFVGWAAAVQAGKSNVETILVIDNLDFLASNSGEKVVIDQKYHLNGGIWMELLMDMAMSKTKDQVLANTVKTDFSPRLASNSIERFKAKMQGVTIIVGQEISKCERGRRNWQLILSNKDRFNVPVVIDATRDGKLYRNLGIPDSLSARESQFLPLSQLTLPLSRTTMAVEERAGAVYVATLQQLLNAQYENMFSIGPGKDLTDSPNDIPMSIALGQGLAAIAGYCAFFDTSVDKLDVRKVQSELLTFNARLNPYVDVAIDDPHYGSIQKFYLTGFFLGEVKDGAMYFHKDTAVRFDDVKGVLNDIYSRSQLWFLDNYRNEEMKWKDLISLVKFVSLKGDEVEQQLIKEWSTKRKFEGSYDPEAFVTRGQLAVVTDLYSASYAKAIHADGQFKK; translated from the coding sequence ATGAGATTTAGATTTTTACTGCTGATTTTCTTGGTACTTCCGCTGCTGACTTTCGCGCAAAAAAAGGCGAAGCCGAAGATGCTTATTTATGCTGATGGTTTTGTGGGCTGGGCTGCTGCTGTTCAAGCCGGCAAGTCTAATGTCGAGACGATTTTAGTAATCGATAATTTAGACTTTTTAGCGAGCAATTCCGGTGAGAAAGTTGTTATTGATCAGAAGTATCATCTGAATGGAGGGATTTGGATGGAATTGCTGATGGATATGGCAATGAGCAAAACCAAAGACCAGGTGCTAGCGAATACCGTGAAGACTGATTTTAGCCCAAGGCTAGCGTCAAACAGTATTGAGCGTTTTAAGGCGAAGATGCAGGGGGTGACGATCATTGTAGGGCAAGAAATCAGTAAGTGTGAGCGCGGCAGAAGAAACTGGCAACTGATTTTGTCTAACAAAGATCGCTTTAACGTACCTGTAGTGATTGATGCAACCAGAGATGGCAAACTTTATCGAAACCTGGGAATACCAGATAGTTTGTCGGCGAGAGAAAGCCAATTTTTACCCCTATCGCAATTAACATTGCCTTTGAGTCGTACGACCATGGCAGTAGAAGAGCGCGCTGGAGCGGTATATGTAGCGACCTTACAACAGCTTTTAAATGCGCAATATGAGAATATGTTTAGCATTGGTCCAGGAAAGGACTTAACTGACTCACCTAATGATATTCCGATGAGCATTGCCTTAGGGCAGGGGCTAGCGGCAATTGCAGGCTATTGCGCTTTTTTTGATACCAGCGTTGATAAATTGGATGTAAGGAAAGTGCAGTCAGAATTACTGACTTTTAATGCCAGATTGAATCCTTATGTAGATGTTGCGATTGATGATCCACATTATGGATCCATTCAGAAATTCTATTTAACTGGATTTTTCCTTGGAGAAGTAAAAGATGGTGCTATGTATTTCCATAAGGATACTGCCGTAAGGTTTGATGATGTGAAAGGAGTACTAAACGATATCTACTCGCGTAGTCAGCTATGGTTTTTAGACAACTACCGAAACGAGGAAATGAAATGGAAAGATCTCATCAGCCTCGTCAAGTTTGTTTCTTTGAAAGGGGATGAGGTTGAGCAACAACTGATAAAAGAATGGTCTACAAAAAGAAAGTTTGAAGGCAGTTACGATCCTGAAGCTTTTGTTACGAGAGGGCAACTCGCCGTTGTTACAGACCTTTATTCAGCTTCATATGCCAAAGCAATCCATGCTGATGGGCAGTTTAAGAAATAG
- a CDS encoding glutamine--tRNA ligase/YqeY domain fusion protein, whose amino-acid sequence MVEEEKSLNFIEEIIEEDLRNGKNDGRVLTRFPPEPNGYLHIGHAKSICLNFALAQKYNGKTNLRFDDTNPVTEDVEYVDSIKRDIQWLGFQWAEELYTSDYFDTLYSYAVDLIKKGLAYVDDSTAEEIAAAKGTPTEPGTPTPARSRSIEENLQLFEEMRDGKYKDGEKVLRAKIDLASPNMHMRDPIIYRIKHAHHHRTGDKWCIYPMYDFAHGQSDSIEKITHSVCTLEFIPHRPLYDWLIDKLEIFPSKQYEFARLNLNYTVMSKRKLLQLVNEKFVEGWDDPRMPTISGLRRRGYTPASIRNFCERIGIQKRENMIDVSLLEFCIREDLNKTAWRRMAVLDPIKLIITNYPEGQVEELHGENNPEVEGGEGSRTIPFSKELWIEREDFMEDAPKKFFRLGPGLSVRLKHGYIVTCTDFKKDEQGNVTEVYCEYAPNSKSGEDTSGMKVKGTIHWVSVQHAKEAEVRLYDRLFHDENPAAAEDFKSSINKDSLQIIEKAYIEPDLANAEVGKGYQFIRLGYFTPDNKLSTAEKPVFNRTVTLKDSWAKEAKK is encoded by the coding sequence ATGGTAGAAGAAGAAAAATCATTGAATTTTATTGAAGAGATTATCGAAGAGGATCTTCGAAATGGGAAGAATGATGGGCGTGTGTTAACCCGCTTCCCTCCCGAGCCTAACGGCTATCTTCATATCGGACATGCAAAATCCATCTGTTTAAACTTCGCATTAGCACAGAAGTATAACGGAAAAACAAACTTACGTTTTGATGATACCAACCCGGTAACGGAAGATGTGGAGTATGTGGATAGTATCAAGCGCGATATTCAATGGTTGGGATTCCAGTGGGCTGAAGAGCTGTACACTTCCGACTATTTCGATACTTTATATTCCTATGCTGTAGACTTAATCAAAAAGGGTCTCGCTTATGTAGATGATAGTACTGCTGAAGAAATCGCAGCAGCAAAAGGTACGCCTACAGAGCCTGGAACTCCTACACCTGCACGCAGCCGTAGCATCGAAGAAAACCTTCAGCTATTTGAAGAAATGCGCGATGGCAAATATAAAGATGGTGAAAAAGTATTACGTGCGAAAATAGATCTTGCAAGCCCTAACATGCATATGCGCGATCCTATTATCTACCGCATCAAGCATGCTCATCACCACCGTACAGGAGATAAATGGTGTATCTATCCGATGTATGATTTTGCACATGGACAATCCGACTCCATCGAAAAAATCACGCATTCTGTTTGTACTCTAGAATTTATCCCACATCGCCCATTATACGATTGGTTGATCGATAAATTAGAGATCTTCCCTTCAAAACAATACGAATTTGCTCGCCTTAATTTAAACTATACGGTAATGAGCAAGCGTAAGTTGCTGCAATTAGTAAATGAGAAATTCGTTGAGGGTTGGGACGATCCACGTATGCCTACGATCTCGGGACTTCGCAGACGCGGCTATACACCGGCAAGTATTCGTAATTTCTGCGAACGCATCGGTATACAAAAGCGTGAAAACATGATTGATGTCAGTCTGTTGGAGTTCTGTATCCGCGAAGATTTAAATAAAACAGCATGGCGCCGAATGGCAGTTCTTGATCCAATTAAGTTGATCATTACGAACTATCCTGAAGGCCAAGTTGAGGAACTACACGGTGAAAACAACCCTGAAGTAGAGGGTGGCGAAGGGTCACGTACTATTCCATTCTCAAAAGAGCTTTGGATCGAACGTGAAGACTTTATGGAAGATGCACCTAAGAAGTTCTTCCGATTAGGCCCGGGTCTTTCGGTACGCTTGAAACATGGCTATATCGTTACTTGCACAGACTTCAAGAAGGATGAGCAAGGCAATGTTACAGAAGTTTATTGTGAATATGCGCCCAACTCCAAATCAGGAGAAGATACTTCCGGCATGAAAGTAAAAGGAACAATCCACTGGGTGTCGGTTCAACATGCTAAAGAAGCGGAAGTGAGACTTTACGACCGTTTATTCCATGATGAAAATCCGGCTGCCGCTGAAGATTTCAAATCTTCAATTAACAAGGATAGTTTGCAGATCATCGAGAAAGCTTATATCGAACCAGACTTGGCAAACGCTGAGGTTGGAAAGGGCTACCAATTTATCCGCCTAGGATACTTTACCCCAGACAATAAACTTTCAACGGCTGAAAAACCAGTGTTCAACCGCACGGTGACATTGAAAGACTCTTGGGCTAAGGAAGCAAAAAAGTAA
- a CDS encoding DUF2723 domain-containing protein encodes MSFQKLNNLLGWSCGILATIVYILSVEKSSSWWDTGEFIASAHKLEVVHQPGAPLFLMIQNVFSNFAMGDVSKVAYWMNIGSAIFSGLTIVFLFWTISAIAKKLVLQDGEWTSAKLYQVLGAAIVGSLAYSFTDSFWYSAVESEVYSMSSLCTAVVFWLALKWDARADEADSNKWLLAIAYVMGLSIGVHLLNLLTIPVIALMIYFRKTSKVEWKGIAKSLGWGVLALAFVLWGVIQYSVRFAANFDLFFVNSLGLPIGSGVAFFIALLVGGIVFGLYYASRKAKPIMHLALLSLSFIFLGFGSYSLLLIRAQTNISLNNYDPDNAFNLLSYLSREQYQSEPLFKGQSFDARPIDMTTGSTYRKDADRYTKISSNNRYVYDKEMLFPRIYSDKHAAFYRQYLNIPEGQSPTMGDNLKFFFNYQLNHMYARYFLWNFVGRQNDVPSQGQVYAGNWLSGITFLDNLRLPGQSHLSDSMLKDPSRNTYFFLPLLLGFLGILWQLKKSKKDTAILGLLFFFTGLAIVIYLNQTPNQPRERDYAYAGSFYVFAIWIGLGVIAVVDLLKSLVKVPAKTLALASSAICLLAVPTLLLKENWNDHNRSERMMTRDFAMNMLNSCAPNAILFTYADNDTFPLWYLQEVEGVRPDVRVLNYGYLQSDWYVEQALTDINQSKALPLGFAYDKVKRGQRDGIQVYDMGVEGYTDVKTVLDIMLSDNQQNMMQLQSGEYVNVMPTKKLQLKIDRAQVLKNKVVPQEWENAIPEYMQWDYNQNYVSRAELSLMGLLENNNWERPIYFVKQAPSDIFMGMDKYLASEGLVYRLMPVEVGQQADDATLINTEAIYTNAVEKFKWSDIKTLDYFDTDSNFIYDSYVQPNLYAQGLESLVQKSKLAEAKKLALVAYAHQPKEPKSMRQSYLNAIVADTLVKVKELDKAKELAAKNIKAIDEKLNYQKGIMETSEGYDLYSIQLGLGALERYQAILKQIGDEGLIAEGNRVWSKYEQAWLQGS; translated from the coding sequence ATGAGCTTTCAAAAACTTAATAACCTTCTCGGCTGGAGCTGTGGAATCCTGGCAACAATAGTTTATATATTGAGTGTTGAAAAATCCAGCAGCTGGTGGGATACGGGCGAATTTATTGCTTCGGCGCATAAATTAGAGGTTGTTCATCAACCTGGAGCACCATTGTTTCTGATGATACAGAATGTGTTTTCGAATTTTGCAATGGGGGATGTCAGTAAAGTGGCTTATTGGATGAACATTGGTTCGGCAATTTTCAGTGGGTTGACCATTGTTTTTTTATTTTGGACAATCAGCGCGATTGCGAAGAAGCTGGTTTTGCAAGATGGGGAATGGACTTCGGCAAAGTTATATCAAGTTTTGGGTGCCGCGATTGTCGGATCATTAGCTTATAGTTTTACAGATTCTTTTTGGTACTCGGCAGTGGAGTCGGAGGTGTATTCAATGTCGTCGCTATGTACCGCCGTTGTGTTTTGGTTGGCGTTGAAATGGGATGCGAGAGCCGACGAAGCGGATAGCAATAAGTGGTTATTGGCCATTGCCTATGTGATGGGGCTTTCCATCGGCGTGCATTTGTTGAATCTGCTGACTATCCCAGTCATCGCTTTGATGATTTACTTCCGCAAGACGAGTAAGGTCGAGTGGAAGGGGATTGCTAAATCCTTAGGTTGGGGCGTATTGGCCTTAGCATTTGTGCTATGGGGTGTTATTCAGTATAGCGTTCGCTTTGCTGCTAATTTCGATCTTTTCTTTGTTAATAGTCTGGGGCTTCCGATTGGATCGGGTGTGGCGTTTTTCATCGCGCTATTAGTCGGAGGGATTGTCTTCGGGCTTTATTATGCGAGTCGTAAGGCAAAGCCGATTATGCATTTGGCGCTGTTGAGTTTGAGCTTTATCTTTTTAGGATTCGGGTCGTATAGTTTGTTGCTGATCCGCGCACAAACCAATATATCGTTGAATAATTATGATCCGGATAATGCATTTAATTTATTGAGTTATCTAAGTCGAGAGCAATATCAATCGGAGCCTTTATTTAAAGGGCAGAGTTTCGATGCTCGTCCTATCGATATGACTACGGGTTCGACCTATCGAAAGGATGCTGATCGCTATACCAAGATTAGCAGCAATAACCGCTATGTGTATGACAAGGAGATGTTGTTTCCAAGGATATATAGCGATAAGCATGCTGCATTTTATCGTCAGTATTTAAATATTCCTGAAGGGCAATCGCCTACTATGGGTGATAATTTGAAGTTCTTCTTCAATTATCAGTTGAACCATATGTATGCTCGTTATTTTCTGTGGAACTTTGTTGGCCGTCAGAACGATGTCCCTAGTCAGGGGCAGGTTTATGCGGGCAATTGGTTGTCGGGAATTACATTTCTTGATAATCTACGCCTGCCGGGTCAGTCGCATCTGTCGGATAGCATGTTAAAGGATCCGAGTAGGAATACTTATTTCTTCTTGCCTTTATTGCTTGGTTTTCTTGGAATATTATGGCAGTTGAAGAAGAGCAAGAAGGATACTGCTATTTTGGGACTGCTGTTCTTTTTCACGGGTTTAGCGATCGTGATTTATTTGAATCAGACGCCTAATCAGCCTAGAGAACGAGATTATGCTTATGCGGGTTCATTCTACGTGTTTGCGATATGGATTGGGTTAGGGGTCATTGCTGTTGTAGACTTGTTGAAGAGCCTGGTGAAGGTTCCGGCGAAAACCTTAGCCTTGGCCAGTTCGGCCATCTGTTTATTGGCTGTACCGACATTGCTGTTGAAGGAAAATTGGAATGATCATAACCGCTCGGAGCGAATGATGACCAGGGATTTCGCCATGAACATGTTAAATTCTTGTGCACCAAATGCCATCCTATTCACTTATGCGGATAACGATACTTTCCCGCTGTGGTATTTACAAGAGGTAGAAGGTGTTAGACCGGATGTGCGCGTGTTGAATTATGGATATCTGCAGTCTGATTGGTATGTGGAGCAGGCTTTAACGGATATCAACCAGTCGAAAGCTCTGCCATTGGGGTTTGCCTATGATAAGGTAAAGCGTGGGCAACGGGATGGTATTCAGGTTTATGATATGGGGGTAGAGGGTTATACCGATGTGAAGACCGTATTGGATATTATGCTGTCGGATAACCAACAGAATATGATGCAATTGCAGTCTGGGGAGTATGTGAATGTGATGCCGACCAAGAAGTTGCAATTGAAGATTGATAGAGCGCAAGTTTTGAAGAATAAGGTAGTTCCGCAGGAATGGGAAAATGCGATTCCGGAGTATATGCAGTGGGATTATAATCAGAATTATGTGTCGCGAGCTGAGCTGAGCCTGATGGGCTTGTTGGAAAATAACAATTGGGAGCGACCAATTTACTTTGTAAAGCAGGCTCCTAGTGATATTTTCATGGGCATGGATAAGTACCTGGCGTCGGAAGGTTTAGTGTATCGTTTGATGCCGGTAGAAGTCGGTCAACAAGCGGATGATGCTACTTTGATCAATACAGAGGCAATCTATACGAATGCGGTAGAGAAGTTCAAGTGGTCGGATATTAAGACCCTTGACTATTTTGATACGGATTCTAATTTCATCTATGATTCTTATGTGCAGCCGAATCTATATGCGCAAGGATTGGAGAGTTTAGTGCAGAAGAGTAAGCTTGCGGAAGCGAAGAAGCTAGCCTTGGTCGCTTATGCGCATCAGCCTAAGGAACCGAAGAGCATGCGTCAGAGCTATCTGAATGCCATAGTTGCTGATACCTTAGTGAAGGTGAAGGAGCTTGATAAAGCTAAAGAACTGGCCGCAAAGAATATCAAAGCGATCGACGAGAAGTTGAATTATCAGAAGGGGATAATGGAAACTTCTGAGGGCTATGATCTGTATAGTATTCAGCTTGGCTTAGGGGCGTTGGAAAGGTATCAGGCTATCTTGAAACAGATCGGTGATGAGGGATTGATAGCTGAAGGGAATCGGGTTTGGAGTAAGTATGAGCAGGCTTGGCTGCAGGGGAGTTAA
- a CDS encoding methylenetetrahydrofolate reductase: MKIVDHIKNAKGKTLYSFELLPPAKGQGIQSIFKTMDELMEFNPPFIDVTYHREDYLYKQHSSGLLERVAYRKRPGTVAICAAIMSKYKVDAVPHLICGGFTKEETENALIDLNFLGIDNVLVLRGDARKGDSDFIPTVGGHAYATDLLEQVVDMNNGRYLHEDIESSAKTDFCIGVAGYPEKHFEAPNFNTDFKWLKKKVEMGAEFIVTQMFFNVEKYKEFVTKCREHGINVPIIPGLKPLTTKNQLITLPRIFHLDIPEELSDAVDACKTNADVRQVGEEWLVQQCKELIEFGAPVLHFYTMSNPGPTKKIVQKLV, translated from the coding sequence ATGAAAATCGTAGACCACATTAAGAACGCAAAGGGGAAGACCCTATATTCATTTGAGTTATTGCCGCCGGCAAAAGGACAGGGAATCCAGAGTATTTTCAAGACAATGGATGAACTAATGGAGTTCAATCCGCCTTTTATCGATGTTACTTACCATCGCGAGGATTACTTGTATAAGCAGCATTCCAGTGGTTTGTTAGAGCGTGTTGCCTATAGGAAGCGTCCCGGCACAGTTGCTATCTGTGCTGCGATTATGAGTAAGTACAAGGTGGATGCGGTTCCGCATTTGATCTGTGGCGGTTTCACGAAGGAGGAAACGGAGAATGCTTTAATCGATCTTAACTTCTTGGGTATTGATAATGTCTTAGTACTGCGTGGCGACGCGAGAAAAGGCGATTCAGACTTTATCCCTACCGTCGGTGGGCATGCCTACGCAACGGATCTTTTGGAGCAGGTGGTGGATATGAACAACGGTCGTTATCTGCATGAGGATATCGAGAGCTCGGCGAAGACCGATTTCTGTATCGGTGTGGCGGGTTATCCGGAGAAGCACTTCGAGGCGCCAAACTTCAACACCGATTTTAAATGGTTGAAGAAGAAGGTAGAGATGGGCGCAGAATTTATTGTTACACAGATGTTTTTCAACGTAGAGAAGTATAAGGAATTTGTGACGAAGTGTCGCGAGCATGGCATCAATGTTCCGATTATCCCGGGCCTAAAACCGTTGACCACGAAGAACCAACTAATCACGCTTCCTCGTATCTTCCACTTGGATATTCCTGAGGAATTGAGTGATGCTGTGGATGCGTGTAAAACAAATGCCGATGTACGTCAGGTAGGTGAGGAATGGTTGGTTCAGCAGTGTAAAGAGCTGATTGAGTTTGGCGCGCCAGTTTTGCATTTCTATACCATGAGTAATCCGGGGCCAACGAAGAAGATTGTGCAGAAGTTGGTTTAG
- the rimM gene encoding ribosome maturation factor RimM (Essential for efficient processing of 16S rRNA) has translation MTIDQTFYIGYISKTRGLKGEVQLFFEFEDYMDLDFDVLFLEVNKKLVPYFVDTLKMYNNSTAYATFEDIDHIDKAHPLIRKKMYLPLDQKPERDPDDFRYTDLVGYVAIEEEEGELGEITQVQEMPQQFIATVDMDGTEVMFPLNENFIVGIDPEEQVVVLRLPEGLIDMYFEQ, from the coding sequence ATGACAATCGATCAAACATTCTATATAGGTTACATAAGTAAAACCCGCGGGTTGAAAGGAGAAGTTCAATTATTCTTTGAATTTGAGGACTATATGGATTTGGATTTTGATGTTTTGTTTCTCGAGGTCAACAAGAAGTTAGTACCCTATTTCGTTGATACGCTGAAGATGTATAATAATAGTACGGCCTACGCTACTTTTGAGGATATTGACCATATCGATAAGGCGCACCCCTTGATCCGCAAGAAAATGTATTTGCCCTTGGATCAGAAACCTGAGCGTGATCCTGATGATTTCCGATATACAGACTTGGTAGGCTATGTTGCGATAGAAGAGGAGGAGGGTGAGTTGGGCGAGATTACGCAGGTGCAAGAGATGCCGCAACAGTTTATTGCTACCGTAGATATGGATGGCACGGAAGTGATGTTTCCATTGAACGAAAACTTCATTGTAGGGATAGATCCTGAGGAACAGGTTGTTGTACTTCGACTTCCTGAAGGACTGATCGATATGTATTTCGAGCAATAG